In a genomic window of Variovorax paradoxus:
- a CDS encoding efflux transporter outer membrane subunit — MSSARLLPVALSAALLAAGCTAFQPERRPEKPLALPAAWQQPQAGSSSAAAVFPAKWWSAFGDPRLDALVDQALQVNNDLAAAGIRVQRAQLQAGLADTNLTPGVVGQAATSRGYDLKRGGVAGSSSSSLVTLSYELDLWGRLAAVRSAADWELQATQSDRQAAALALVATTANLYWQTGYLNQRIALSEAGMEDARRIVALVRARYEAGAVSGLDVAQAGQNLASQEAAHTQLLQQRVETRNALAILFDRPPEAAAEEPASLPDAALPAIDAGLPASLLGRRPDLRAAEQRLRGALANVDAMRTGFYPALSLTGSLGTSSTALGELLRNPVATLGAGLALPFLQWNTARLTVAVSQSQYEEAVVGFRQALYTSLSEVENALSSRTQLRDESAKLVVALELARRAERLSEVRYRAGATALQPVLDAKDRRRAAEVSLAQNRVNQLNATMTLYKALGGGALE; from the coding sequence GTGAGTAGCGCGCGCCTGCTCCCCGTGGCCCTGTCGGCGGCGCTGCTCGCGGCCGGCTGCACCGCGTTCCAGCCCGAGCGCCGGCCCGAGAAGCCGCTCGCGCTGCCCGCGGCCTGGCAGCAGCCGCAGGCGGGCAGCTCCAGCGCGGCGGCCGTGTTCCCCGCGAAGTGGTGGTCGGCCTTCGGCGATCCGCGGCTCGATGCGCTGGTCGACCAGGCGCTGCAGGTCAACAACGACCTCGCGGCCGCCGGCATCCGGGTGCAGCGCGCGCAGCTGCAGGCCGGGCTGGCCGATACGAATCTCACGCCCGGCGTGGTCGGCCAGGCCGCCACCAGCCGCGGCTACGACCTGAAGCGCGGCGGCGTCGCGGGCTCGAGTTCCAGTTCGCTCGTGACACTGAGCTACGAGCTCGACCTCTGGGGCCGGCTTGCGGCGGTGCGCAGCGCGGCCGACTGGGAGCTCCAGGCCACCCAGTCCGACCGGCAGGCCGCGGCGCTGGCGCTGGTCGCGACCACCGCCAATCTCTACTGGCAGACCGGCTACCTGAACCAGCGCATCGCACTGAGCGAGGCCGGCATGGAAGACGCGCGGCGCATCGTGGCGCTGGTGCGCGCGCGCTACGAGGCCGGCGCAGTGTCTGGCCTCGACGTGGCGCAGGCCGGCCAGAACCTCGCGAGCCAGGAGGCGGCGCACACGCAGCTGCTGCAGCAGCGCGTGGAAACGCGCAATGCGCTCGCGATCCTGTTCGACCGTCCGCCCGAGGCGGCGGCCGAGGAGCCCGCGAGCCTGCCCGACGCGGCGCTGCCCGCGATCGACGCGGGCCTGCCCGCCAGCCTGCTGGGTCGGCGCCCCGATCTGCGCGCGGCCGAGCAGCGGCTGCGCGGCGCGCTCGCCAATGTCGACGCGATGCGCACCGGCTTCTATCCGGCGCTGAGCCTCACGGGCTCGCTCGGCACCTCGAGCACCGCGCTGGGCGAACTGCTGCGCAACCCGGTCGCGACGCTGGGCGCGGGCCTGGCGCTACCGTTCCTGCAATGGAACACGGCGCGGCTGACGGTGGCGGTGTCGCAGAGCCAGTACGAGGAAGCGGTGGTGGGCTTCCGCCAGGCGCTGTACACGTCGCTGTCGGAGGTGGAGAACGCGTTGTCGTCGCGCACGCAGTTGCGCGACGAGAGCGCGAAACTGGTGGTGGCGCTGGAGCTGGCGCGGCGCGCCGAGCGGTTGTCGGAGGTGCGCTACCGCGCGGGGGCGACGGCGCTGCAGCCGGTGCTCGATGCGAAGGACCGGCGGCGCGCGGCCGAGGTGTCGCTGGCGCAGAACCGGGTCAACCAGCTCAACGCGACCATGACGCTCTACAAGGCGCTCGGCGGCGGTGCGCTGGAGTAG
- a CDS encoding glycosyltransferase family 2 protein, producing the protein MPDASRTHLVLIPSYNTGERLFSTVEAALAQWSPVWVVVDGSDDGTGERLQRMAADRPGLRVWLLPENQGKGAAVLHGLRAARDAGFTHALTMDSDGQHPAALIPAFMQASLARPETMVLGRPVFDASAPLLRVRGRRVSNGWTQLETLFAGVGDSLYGFRVYPVTDLIAVMQRQPWMRRFDFDTEAVVRLAWRGVKPVNIDAPVKYLTAEEGGVSHFRYGRDNVLLTWMHTRLMVEFVLRLPGLLWRKLRGAPPFQP; encoded by the coding sequence ATGCCAGACGCCTCGCGCACCCACCTTGTCCTGATCCCGAGCTACAACACGGGCGAGCGCCTGTTCTCCACCGTCGAGGCGGCGCTCGCGCAATGGAGCCCCGTGTGGGTGGTGGTCGACGGCAGCGACGATGGCACCGGCGAGCGGCTGCAGCGGATGGCCGCCGACCGCCCCGGCCTGCGCGTGTGGCTGCTGCCCGAGAACCAGGGCAAGGGCGCGGCGGTGCTGCACGGGCTGCGCGCGGCGCGCGACGCCGGCTTCACGCATGCGCTCACCATGGATTCCGACGGCCAGCATCCGGCCGCGTTGATCCCCGCCTTCATGCAGGCCTCGCTGGCCCGGCCCGAGACCATGGTGCTGGGCCGCCCGGTGTTCGACGCCAGCGCGCCGCTGCTGCGTGTGCGCGGGCGCCGCGTCTCCAACGGCTGGACCCAGCTCGAGACGCTGTTCGCCGGCGTCGGCGATTCGCTCTACGGCTTTCGCGTCTACCCGGTGACGGACCTGATCGCGGTGATGCAGCGCCAGCCCTGGATGCGCCGCTTCGACTTCGACACCGAGGCCGTGGTGCGGCTGGCCTGGCGCGGCGTGAAGCCGGTGAACATCGACGCACCGGTCAAGTACCTGACGGCCGAGGAAGGCGGGGTCTCGCATTTCCGCTACGGGCGCGACAACGTGCTGCTGACCTGGATGCACACGCGGCTGATGGTGGAGTTCGTGCTGCGGCTGCCGGGCCTGCTCTGGCGCAAGCTGCGCGGCGCACCGCCGTTCCAGCCCTGA